A single Anatilimnocola floriformis DNA region contains:
- a CDS encoding DNA topoisomerase IB produces the protein MNSRGAKIKNETTLKRIKSLVIPPAWQEVWICSDSHGHLQCTGLDARGRKQYRYHPRWREVRDESKYERLIAFARALPKIRRKVAAHLRHKGLDRERVLATIVKLLETTLIRVGNEEYARQNHSFGLTTMLDRHVKVKRNGVVFKFAGKSGVDHEISVATSQITRIIRECQDLPGQQLFQYLNEADEVCDISSSDVNDYLREISGKEFTAKDFRTWAGTVIAAQALQEFEDFDSKAAAKRNITRAIEAVAERLGNTVAVSRKCYVHPAIIDAYLDRSLIKTLKSRTEHELRRRISQISPEEAAVLALLQQRMERQLGRSEK, from the coding sequence GTGAACTCGCGCGGAGCGAAGATCAAAAACGAGACGACACTGAAGCGAATCAAGTCGCTGGTGATCCCGCCGGCCTGGCAAGAGGTCTGGATCTGCTCTGACTCTCACGGCCATTTGCAGTGCACGGGGCTCGACGCTCGCGGCCGCAAGCAATATCGCTACCATCCGCGTTGGCGAGAAGTTCGCGACGAGAGCAAGTACGAACGCCTGATTGCGTTCGCGCGGGCTCTTCCCAAAATCCGTCGCAAGGTGGCCGCTCATCTGCGGCACAAAGGACTCGACCGCGAACGCGTGCTGGCAACGATCGTAAAGTTGCTGGAGACGACATTGATTCGCGTCGGCAATGAGGAGTACGCCCGCCAGAATCACTCGTTCGGTTTGACGACGATGCTCGATCGGCATGTGAAGGTGAAACGCAACGGCGTGGTCTTCAAATTCGCCGGCAAGAGCGGCGTGGACCATGAGATTTCGGTAGCGACGTCACAGATTACGCGCATCATCCGCGAGTGCCAGGATCTGCCAGGGCAGCAACTCTTTCAGTATCTGAACGAGGCCGATGAGGTTTGCGACATTAGCTCGAGCGACGTCAACGACTATCTGCGCGAGATCAGCGGCAAGGAGTTCACTGCCAAAGATTTTCGCACCTGGGCAGGGACGGTGATCGCCGCGCAGGCGCTGCAGGAGTTCGAAGATTTCGATTCCAAAGCCGCGGCCAAACGTAACATCACCCGGGCCATCGAAGCCGTGGCCGAGCGACTCGGCAATACCGTGGCCGTCTCGCGGAAGTGCTACGTGCATCCTGCCATCATTGATGCTTATCTCGATCGTTCGCTGATCAAGACCTTGAAGAGCCGCACCGAGCATGAGCTCCGGCGGCGAATCTCACAGATCTCTCCCGAAGAGGCTGCCGTGCTGGCGTTGCTGCAACAGCGCATGGAGCGGCAACTCGGGCGTTCCGAGAAATGA